A region from the Deltaproteobacteria bacterium genome encodes:
- a CDS encoding DTW domain-containing protein — translation MTPFQVPSEYRSCCWRCRRPLSGCYCPLIRSFASEPRFIILSQPREAKHRLGTGRMAHLCLNNSTLNEGVDFSSDRRVNQVIDDPKNFSVVLYPSSDSINLSNLNRGERAALFPRRQQLVVFVLDGTWKSVRKMIGLSENLRRLPTVSFTPVTPSSYRIRRQPRPQFYSTIEAIHQVIDLFAVESDGNARPHDNLLAVFAALVDRQLTYTPQSAA, via the coding sequence ATGACGCCTTTTCAGGTGCCGAGCGAGTATCGGTCTTGCTGTTGGCGCTGCCGCCGGCCGCTGAGCGGTTGCTACTGCCCGCTCATCCGGTCGTTCGCATCCGAGCCGCGCTTTATAATTCTAAGCCAGCCGCGCGAAGCGAAGCATCGCCTCGGCACCGGCCGCATGGCCCATCTGTGTTTGAATAACTCGACACTCAACGAGGGCGTCGATTTCAGCTCTGACCGGCGCGTCAATCAGGTGATCGACGATCCAAAGAATTTTTCTGTGGTGCTTTATCCCAGCTCCGATTCAATCAATCTCTCGAACTTGAATCGTGGCGAACGCGCGGCTCTATTCCCGCGGCGGCAACAGCTGGTGGTCTTCGTTCTCGACGGCACTTGGAAGAGCGTGCGTAAGATGATCGGTTTGAGCGAAAATTTGCGCCGTTTGCCGACGGTTAGTTTCACGCCGGTGACGCCATCGAGCTATCGCATCCGGCGCCAACCGCGGCCGCAGTTCTATTCGACCATCGAAGCGATCCACCAGGTCATCGATCTATTCGCCGTAGAGAGCGACGGCAACGCGCGGCCCCATGACAATTTGCTGGCGGTCTTCGCGGCGCTGGTTGACCGCCAATTGACCTACACACCTCAATCCGCCGCTTAG
- a CDS encoding methyltransferase domain-containing protein, with the protein MSRDDEVRWDTQHAQSQVGEEPASFLRQMIEADAWPVPRGRALDLACGKGRNALYLAELGFEVVAMDISSVALAAGRSHAEAKRLTIDWQQVDLEQVHLGAAAYQLIVSFNYLQRSLMPQIKRAVKIGGYVIYETYLIDQKEIGQPKNPAYLLGHNELLKSFDDFRVLSYREGKFPDAGGGSFRAGIVAQRLG; encoded by the coding sequence ATGTCTAGGGACGATGAAGTTAGATGGGATACGCAGCATGCGCAGTCGCAGGTTGGCGAGGAGCCGGCGAGCTTTTTGCGCCAGATGATCGAAGCCGATGCTTGGCCGGTGCCGCGCGGGCGCGCGTTGGATCTGGCCTGCGGCAAGGGGAGAAATGCGCTTTATCTTGCTGAGCTGGGCTTCGAAGTCGTCGCCATGGATATTTCCAGTGTCGCATTGGCGGCTGGACGAAGCCACGCCGAAGCGAAACGATTGACCATCGATTGGCAGCAGGTCGATCTTGAGCAAGTTCATCTCGGCGCGGCGGCGTATCAACTGATCGTCAGCTTCAATTACTTACAGCGCTCGCTGATGCCACAAATTAAGCGAGCGGTGAAGATTGGCGGTTACGTTATCTACGAAACCTATTTGATCGACCAGAAAGAAATCGGCCAGCCGAAAAATCCCGCTTACCTGCTGGGCCATAACGAGCTGCTCAAAAGCTTTGACGACTTTCGCGTTCTCTCCTACCGCGAAGGCAAGTTTCCCGATGCCGGCGGCGGGTCGTTTCGCGCCGGTATCGTCGCACAAAGGCTGGGCTGA
- a CDS encoding ComF family protein — protein sequence MITSAIMAVCSPSIRRSAAGFLLSQLERGFDRLGCVMELAARPNFSERFDWLIDWLYPPRCRACAGRIDGRDAEFFCTPCWEQIQLVAHPLCNVCGRPFLDASGDDHTCGVCLERPPRFAAARAWACYPREELAEHPLRQVVQKYKYGRKVSLGKPLGRLLARGCGEFLAACQADLIVPVPLHTKRLRWRGFNQSLLLAKQVGRAYGLPVDPFILQRAKETPPQTQLPEDERRRNVRGAFALHPDKSVKGKIVLLVDDVYTSGATVNECSRTLKRGGAKEVYVLTLARAVY from the coding sequence ATGATTACGTCAGCTATCATGGCCGTATGTTCCCCGTCAATTCGGAGATCGGCCGCCGGTTTTTTGCTTTCCCAGTTGGAGCGCGGATTTGATAGACTGGGGTGCGTTATGGAACTTGCGGCAAGACCAAACTTTTCCGAGCGCTTCGATTGGCTGATCGACTGGCTTTATCCGCCCCGCTGCCGCGCGTGCGCGGGAAGGATCGACGGCCGGGACGCGGAGTTTTTCTGCACTCCTTGTTGGGAACAGATTCAACTGGTGGCCCACCCATTGTGTAACGTTTGCGGCCGGCCGTTTCTCGATGCCAGCGGCGACGATCACACTTGCGGCGTTTGCCTGGAGCGGCCGCCGCGTTTTGCCGCGGCGCGCGCTTGGGCCTGTTATCCGAGAGAAGAGTTGGCCGAACATCCGCTGCGCCAAGTGGTGCAGAAATATAAATACGGCCGCAAGGTGTCCCTTGGCAAGCCGCTGGGCCGGCTGCTGGCGCGCGGCTGCGGAGAATTTCTCGCCGCCTGCCAAGCCGATCTGATCGTGCCCGTGCCGCTGCATACGAAAAGATTGCGCTGGCGCGGCTTCAATCAATCTCTATTACTGGCCAAACAAGTTGGCCGCGCCTATGGATTGCCGGTGGACCCGTTCATTCTCCAGCGCGCCAAAGAAACGCCGCCGCAAACCCAATTGCCGGAAGATGAGCGGCGGCGCAACGTGCGCGGCGCCTTCGCGCTCCATCCGGACAAGTCGGTTAAAGGCAAAATCGTTTTGTTGGTCGACGATGTTTATACTTCCGGTGCGACGGTGAACGAGTGCAGCCGAACGCTCAAGCGCGGCGGCGCCAAGGAAGTCTACGTGCTCACGTTGGCGCGCGCGGTTTACTAA
- a CDS encoding creatininase family protein, giving the protein MKLAELHWPEVKQLNRENTVAVIPVGSMEQHGPHLPFSVDIHVSSRIAEELEKRMPEILLVPSIWTGVSAHHMDYPGSITLRARVFIDLLHDVCASLHHHGFREIVLLNGHGGNRSSLEVLGQELFVEFGLTVNTLAYWDLVPDLVKSLKKTKSTGMGHSGELETSLMLYLAPHLVNQKEIPQGELGIEAPGPTTGIKRYVNMKEHSIPGVIGMPSAATAEIGKKLYDGALDALEKAMRALQQQHH; this is encoded by the coding sequence ATGAAGCTCGCCGAATTGCATTGGCCGGAAGTAAAACAGCTAAACCGTGAGAACACTGTTGCCGTCATTCCCGTCGGCTCGATGGAACAGCATGGACCGCACCTGCCCTTTTCGGTGGACATTCACGTTTCCTCACGTATCGCCGAAGAGCTCGAAAAGCGCATGCCGGAAATCCTTCTAGTGCCGTCCATCTGGACGGGAGTCTCGGCACATCATATGGACTATCCCGGCTCAATTACACTGCGCGCGAGAGTCTTCATCGATCTGCTGCACGACGTCTGCGCGTCGCTGCATCACCATGGATTCCGTGAAATCGTATTGCTCAACGGCCACGGCGGTAACCGTTCGAGCTTAGAGGTCTTGGGGCAGGAGCTCTTCGTCGAATTCGGACTAACGGTCAATACCCTAGCCTATTGGGACCTCGTGCCTGACTTAGTCAAGTCGCTGAAAAAAACTAAATCCACTGGCATGGGCCACTCCGGCGAGCTGGAAACATCCTTGATGCTTTACTTGGCGCCACATCTTGTGAATCAGAAAGAAATTCCCCAGGGCGAGCTAGGCATCGAAGCACCCGGCCCGACAACCGGCATTAAGCGCTACGTCAACATGAAAGAGCACTCGATTCCGGGCGTCATCGGCATGCCCTCGGCGGCGACTGCGGAGATCGGCAAGAAACTCTACGATGGCGCCCTCGACGCCCTGGAGAAAGCCATGCGGGCACTACAACAGCAGCATCACTAG
- a CDS encoding extracellular solute-binding protein — protein MKAQIQVLRFAIVSLLVFGVSLMPAHGQAKAIIEGAKKEGKVTIYGSLQEEVMKEVLGGFEKKFPAIKITYWRASTTAVMERAIAEFRQGKVGWDVFFTGVDAMEIMRKDGMFLKYQTPESKNFDKQFHHPFFSPNYRSSIIGFVYNTRLVSAAEAPKSYWDYVDPKWDGKTTMSDPLSHSSMVRWLASLHLVLGDRAKEDEYVQRLAASRPLLHRSLTPAVEAIASGEKPIGIAYIKYVCDMGKNGVPLDYVRLPAYLGETNYIAVGSKSANPNAAKLFIDHWYSKESMEALAKDCEFVNLRGVAPPLKDASAIKFVESIQRSESEYKQLGEKYGKIFKK, from the coding sequence ATGAAAGCCCAAATTCAAGTGTTGCGCTTTGCGATTGTCTCTTTGTTGGTTTTCGGAGTCAGTCTGATGCCTGCGCACGGCCAAGCGAAAGCGATTATCGAGGGAGCTAAGAAGGAAGGCAAAGTGACCATCTATGGCTCGCTCCAAGAAGAAGTCATGAAAGAGGTGTTGGGTGGCTTCGAGAAGAAGTTTCCCGCGATCAAGATAACCTACTGGCGGGCCTCGACGACCGCCGTGATGGAGCGGGCGATTGCCGAATTTCGTCAGGGAAAGGTGGGTTGGGATGTTTTCTTTACCGGCGTCGACGCCATGGAGATCATGCGTAAGGACGGCATGTTTCTCAAATATCAGACCCCCGAAAGTAAGAACTTCGACAAGCAGTTTCACCACCCATTTTTCAGTCCCAACTACCGCAGCTCGATCATTGGCTTTGTCTACAACACGCGTTTGGTCAGTGCCGCTGAAGCGCCCAAATCTTATTGGGATTATGTCGATCCCAAGTGGGACGGCAAGACCACCATGTCCGACCCGCTATCGCACTCCTCGATGGTGCGCTGGTTGGCGAGTTTACATCTTGTGCTCGGCGATCGTGCGAAAGAGGATGAGTATGTCCAGCGGTTGGCGGCGAGCCGGCCGTTATTGCACCGTTCCCTAACTCCGGCGGTGGAAGCGATCGCTTCCGGGGAAAAGCCGATCGGAATCGCCTACATCAAATACGTCTGTGACATGGGGAAGAACGGCGTCCCGCTCGACTACGTGCGTCTGCCGGCTTACCTGGGAGAAACCAATTATATCGCGGTCGGTTCGAAGTCCGCCAATCCGAACGCCGCCAAGCTATTTATTGATCACTGGTACAGCAAAGAGAGCATGGAAGCGCTGGCCAAGGATTGTGAGTTCGTCAATCTGCGCGGTGTCGCGCCACCGCTCAAAGATGCCAGTGCTATCAAATTCGTGGAATCGATTCAGCGAAGCGAGAGCGAATACAAACAGCTGGGCGAAAAATACGGCAAGATTTTTAAGAAATAG
- a CDS encoding 2,3-bisphosphoglycerate-independent phosphoglycerate mutase produces MSSTQPVVVIILDGFGINPRKEFNAIANATTPHLDALLRDYPNSRLSMSGVDVGLPAGQMGNSEVGHMILGAGRVVYQDLTLIHKDIDEETFYHNKVLLDALRKTKATSNRLHVMGLLGDGGVHSHQLHLAAILEMAKREQLDQVFLHLFLDGRDTAPNSAEQFMVDLNGKLTQFPNVKIATVSGRYYAMDRDKRWDRVEKAYVCLTQGIGNQAPSALDAIRASYKAKITDEFVLPTVITDVAPDGLMRDGDGVIFFNFRADRARELSRALMDGDFNDFPRQRYVKLASYTTMTQYDETFNFPVAYQPREIRKILGEVASQAGVKQLRIAETEKYAHVTYFFNGGEEKKYPGEERILIPSPKDVATYDLKPEMSARPLTEALVKYLREQDVGMVIANYANADMVGHTGNFEASVKAVEVIDECLGKVVDAVLGKKGKIIITADHGNIEQLIDYDTGMPHTAHTTNLVPVILIDEEHRYCRLNQGTAIDVAPTVMQLLGLPQPVEMTGRSLILDS; encoded by the coding sequence TTGAGCAGCACTCAGCCCGTGGTTGTGATTATCTTAGACGGCTTCGGCATCAATCCGCGTAAAGAATTCAATGCCATCGCCAACGCGACGACGCCCCATCTCGACGCGTTGCTGCGCGATTATCCTAATTCAAGACTCTCCATGTCGGGCGTCGATGTCGGTCTGCCGGCGGGCCAGATGGGCAACTCGGAAGTGGGCCACATGATCCTCGGCGCCGGCCGGGTGGTCTATCAAGACTTGACGCTGATTCATAAAGACATCGACGAGGAAACTTTTTATCACAATAAAGTTTTGTTGGACGCGCTGCGTAAGACCAAAGCGACGAGCAATAGATTGCACGTGATGGGGCTGCTCGGCGACGGCGGCGTGCACAGTCATCAGCTACACTTGGCGGCGATCTTGGAAATGGCCAAGCGCGAGCAGCTCGACCAAGTGTTTCTCCATCTGTTTCTCGACGGCCGCGACACGGCGCCCAATAGCGCCGAACAGTTCATGGTCGATCTGAACGGCAAGTTGACGCAATTTCCCAACGTGAAAATCGCCACCGTGAGTGGCCGCTATTATGCCATGGATCGGGACAAACGTTGGGACCGGGTCGAGAAAGCTTACGTTTGTCTGACCCAAGGGATCGGCAACCAGGCGCCGTCCGCGTTGGATGCGATTCGCGCCAGTTACAAAGCAAAGATCACCGACGAATTCGTCCTGCCAACAGTTATTACCGACGTGGCTCCCGATGGGCTCATGCGCGACGGCGACGGCGTGATCTTTTTTAACTTTCGCGCCGACCGGGCGCGGGAATTGTCGCGCGCTTTGATGGATGGCGATTTCAACGATTTCCCGCGCCAACGCTACGTTAAACTGGCGAGCTACACGACCATGACGCAATATGACGAAACATTTAACTTTCCCGTCGCCTATCAGCCGCGCGAGATTCGCAAAATTCTTGGCGAAGTGGCGAGCCAGGCGGGGGTGAAGCAATTGCGCATCGCCGAGACCGAGAAGTACGCGCATGTGACTTATTTCTTCAACGGCGGCGAGGAAAAAAAATATCCCGGTGAAGAACGGATTCTCATCCCGTCGCCCAAAGATGTCGCGACCTACGACTTGAAACCGGAGATGAGCGCCCGGCCGCTGACCGAAGCGCTGGTAAAATATTTGCGCGAGCAAGATGTCGGTATGGTGATCGCCAATTACGCCAACGCCGACATGGTCGGCCACACGGGCAACTTCGAAGCTTCGGTCAAAGCGGTGGAAGTGATCGACGAGTGTTTGGGCAAAGTGGTCGACGCCGTGCTCGGAAAAAAAGGTAAAATCATCATCACCGCCGACCACGGCAACATCGAGCAGCTCATCGACTACGACACCGGCATGCCGCACACGGCGCACACCACCAATCTGGTACCGGTGATTTTGATCGATGAAGAGCATCGTTACTGCCGGCTCAATCAAGGCACCGCGATCGATGTCGCGCCGACGGTCATGCAGCTTCTCGGTTTGCCTCAGCCAGTGGAGATGACGGGCAGGTCGCTGATTCTTGATTCCTAG
- the rsfS gene encoding ribosome silencing factor, with product MSSWDKTLLLVRAALDRKACDLTVLDVHAHTSIADYFIVCSGRSDRQVQSIAQGLEDDGIEEGFKPFAVEGTQRGHWLLMDFSDVIVHIFYEPVRQFYDLDGLWGHAPRAKLPDAYAKMIQQFQTADENLSP from the coding sequence ATTAGCTCTTGGGATAAAACTCTCCTCCTGGTTCGCGCCGCGCTGGACCGCAAAGCCTGCGACTTGACCGTCTTGGACGTTCACGCGCATACATCCATCGCCGACTATTTCATCGTCTGTTCGGGCCGCTCGGACCGCCAGGTGCAAAGCATCGCCCAGGGATTGGAAGACGACGGCATCGAAGAAGGATTCAAGCCCTTCGCGGTCGAAGGGACGCAACGCGGCCATTGGCTGTTGATGGATTTTTCCGACGTGATCGTGCACATCTTCTACGAACCGGTGCGCCAGTTCTACGATCTCGATGGCCTGTGGGGCCATGCGCCACGCGCGAAACTTCCCGATGCTTACGCCAAAATGATCCAACAGTTTCAAACCGCCGACGAAAACTTGTCGCCTTAA
- a CDS encoding nicotinate-nucleotide adenylyltransferase — translation MKIGIFGGTFDPIHWGHLRSAEEVGETYRLDRVIFIPASMPPHKSGQTTTPAQDRLRMVRLAVARNPRFAVSTVELARPGLSYSIDTIREFAGKLKKGDSLYFIIGLDAFREIGTWKDFGEIFSLCNFIVTSRPGSKEHNPLKGTGVAVKKLFCYDSKRNNFLHRSGTRVHFIELTDIAISASEIRALVRQRKSIRYLVPSAVETFIKRRGLYAGRQA, via the coding sequence ATGAAAATCGGCATTTTCGGCGGCACCTTCGACCCGATTCATTGGGGCCATTTGCGTAGCGCCGAAGAGGTCGGCGAAACTTATCGCCTCGATCGAGTGATTTTTATTCCGGCTTCGATGCCGCCGCATAAAAGCGGCCAGACCACGACGCCGGCGCAGGACCGTTTGCGCATGGTGCGTTTGGCCGTGGCGCGCAATCCGCGTTTCGCGGTCTCGACCGTAGAGCTGGCTCGGCCCGGCTTGTCGTATTCCATCGATACCATTCGTGAGTTCGCCGGCAAATTGAAGAAAGGCGACTCGCTCTATTTCATCATCGGCCTGGACGCCTTTCGGGAGATCGGCACCTGGAAAGATTTTGGCGAGATTTTTTCTTTGTGCAACTTCATCGTCACCTCGCGGCCCGGTAGCAAAGAGCACAACCCTCTCAAAGGCACCGGCGTTGCCGTCAAAAAACTCTTTTGTTATGATTCCAAGCGTAACAATTTTCTGCATCGGAGCGGCACACGCGTACACTTTATCGAGCTAACCGACATCGCCATCTCAGCTTCGGAAATCCGCGCCTTGGTCCGGCAAAGGAAATCGATTCGTTATTTAGTCCCGTCGGCAGTGGAAACGTTCATCAAGCGGCGCGGCCTCTACGCCGGCCGGCAGGCATAG
- a CDS encoding glutamate-5-semialdehyde dehydrogenase has product MSDQTLKQEALRLGKQAKIAARLLAPLSSAEKNRALTLMADKLEAQSAFLIEENKKDLAFAQANGVSSAVLDRIALNSNRVGAMAQGLRDVVALPDPVREVVKMWRRPNGLQVGRMRIPLGVIGMIYEARPNVTADAAALCLKSGNAVILRGGSEAHHSNQAIGAVLRQACAETRVPADAVQVVQLKDHALVTELLQLEEYIDLIIPRGGEELIRAVVANSKIPVIKHYKGVCHVYVDADASLEMAEKICFNAKVQRPSVCNAMETLLVDEAIAAKFLPSMFAKYRAAGVEIRGCEKSCALVAGIKPASEEDWSAEYLDLILAVRVVKDMDDAIAHIEKYGSEHTETIVTNNYQKSREFIDRVNSSAVIVNASTRFNDGGELGLGAEIGISTSKIHAFGPMGLEELTTTKFIVFGDGQVRE; this is encoded by the coding sequence ATGTCGGATCAAACGCTAAAACAAGAAGCCCTGCGGCTGGGCAAGCAGGCGAAGATCGCCGCGCGCCTGTTGGCGCCGTTGTCGTCGGCGGAAAAAAATCGCGCGCTGACGCTGATGGCCGACAAGCTCGAAGCCCAGAGCGCTTTCTTGATCGAAGAAAATAAAAAAGATTTAGCATTCGCCCAAGCCAACGGTGTGTCGAGTGCGGTGCTCGATCGCATCGCGCTCAATTCAAATCGCGTCGGCGCGATGGCGCAGGGCTTACGCGATGTGGTCGCGCTGCCCGACCCGGTGCGCGAGGTCGTCAAGATGTGGCGCCGGCCCAACGGCTTACAGGTGGGCCGCATGCGGATTCCGCTGGGCGTCATCGGCATGATCTACGAAGCGCGTCCCAACGTGACGGCGGACGCGGCGGCGCTCTGTCTCAAATCCGGCAACGCGGTGATTCTGCGTGGCGGCAGCGAAGCGCATCATTCCAATCAAGCGATCGGCGCGGTGCTGCGCCAAGCCTGCGCCGAGACGCGCGTGCCGGCCGATGCCGTGCAAGTGGTTCAGCTCAAGGATCACGCGCTGGTGACCGAACTGCTGCAATTGGAAGAGTATATCGATCTGATTATTCCGCGCGGCGGCGAGGAATTGATCCGCGCCGTGGTGGCCAATTCGAAAATCCCCGTGATCAAGCATTACAAAGGCGTGTGCCATGTTTATGTCGACGCCGATGCGTCCCTGGAGATGGCCGAGAAGATTTGCTTCAACGCCAAGGTGCAGAGGCCGTCGGTGTGCAACGCCATGGAGACGCTGCTCGTTGACGAAGCGATCGCGGCTAAGTTTCTCCCTTCGATGTTCGCCAAGTATCGAGCTGCCGGCGTCGAGATTCGCGGCTGCGAAAAGAGCTGCGCGCTGGTAGCCGGAATCAAGCCGGCGTCGGAGGAGGACTGGTCGGCGGAATATTTGGATTTGATTCTCGCCGTGCGCGTGGTCAAAGACATGGACGACGCGATCGCGCACATCGAAAAATACGGCTCGGAACACACCGAAACCATCGTCACGAACAATTATCAGAAGTCCCGCGAGTTCATCGATCGGGTCAACTCTTCCGCGGTCATCGTCAACGCCTCGACGCGCTTCAACGACGGCGGCGAGCTGGGCTTGGGCGCCGAGATCGGCATCAGCACAAGCAAGATTCACGCTTTTGGGCCGATGGGATTGGAAGAGTTGACGACTACCAAGTTTATTGTCTTTGGCGACGGTCAGGTTCGCGAATGA
- the proB gene encoding glutamate 5-kinase, translating to MSQLEHKKPILKRAHRVVVKIGSQILSSSAGIEENRLRGLVRELALLHERKKEIVVVSSGAVAAGMTRLGRTERPKSIPEKQALAAVGQIKLMALYERAFSKFDKCVAQVLLTADDLANRQRYINAKHTFEMLLESSIIPIVNENDTVAVEEMKFGDNDHLSALVATLLAADLLVILSDVEGVYDKDPRGHEDAALIPLISDARGMRQAIGGASMSALGTGGIATKLAAAEEAALAGIPTVIASGLRSGVLGKVFDAKTQVGTLILPEENRLPNRKHWIAYNLKPGGELVVDQGAYDAVVQKGKSLLPSGLKEVRGVFGVGECVRCLDLAGKEFARGLVNYSAQELNRIRGLHTSKIEKVLGYKAYEEIIHRDDLVIL from the coding sequence ATGAGCCAGCTGGAGCACAAGAAGCCAATCCTTAAACGGGCGCACCGGGTCGTCGTCAAGATCGGCAGCCAGATTCTTTCGTCGAGCGCGGGGATCGAGGAAAACCGCTTGCGCGGTTTGGTGCGCGAACTGGCCCTTCTGCACGAGCGCAAGAAAGAAATCGTCGTGGTCAGCTCCGGCGCGGTGGCCGCTGGCATGACGCGGCTTGGACGGACCGAACGGCCCAAGAGTATTCCTGAAAAGCAGGCGCTTGCCGCGGTGGGGCAAATCAAACTCATGGCGCTCTATGAGCGCGCCTTTTCGAAATTCGACAAATGCGTCGCCCAGGTGCTCTTGACCGCCGACGATCTCGCCAACCGTCAGCGCTACATCAACGCCAAGCATACGTTTGAAATGCTCTTGGAGTCGTCGATCATTCCCATCGTCAACGAAAACGATACCGTCGCCGTCGAAGAAATGAAATTCGGCGACAACGATCATCTATCGGCGCTGGTGGCGACGTTGTTGGCCGCCGATCTGTTGGTCATCTTGAGCGATGTCGAAGGCGTCTACGACAAAGATCCGCGCGGCCATGAAGATGCCGCGCTGATTCCCTTGATTAGCGACGCGCGCGGCATGCGCCAAGCGATCGGCGGCGCCAGCATGAGCGCGCTTGGCACCGGCGGCATTGCCACCAAGTTGGCGGCCGCGGAAGAAGCCGCATTGGCGGGGATTCCCACCGTGATCGCCAGCGGCTTGCGGAGCGGCGTGTTGGGAAAAGTCTTCGACGCTAAAACCCAGGTCGGCACGCTGATCTTGCCGGAAGAGAACCGTTTGCCCAATCGCAAACATTGGATCGCTTACAATTTGAAACCGGGCGGCGAGTTGGTCGTCGATCAAGGCGCCTACGACGCGGTCGTGCAAAAGGGCAAGAGCTTGTTGCCGTCGGGCTTGAAAGAAGTGCGCGGTGTCTTCGGCGTCGGCGAGTGCGTGCGCTGTTTGGATCTCGCCGGCAAAGAGTTCGCCCGCGGCTTGGTCAACTATAGCGCCCAGGAGTTGAATCGGATCAGAGGATTGCATACAAGCAAGATTGAAAAAGTTTTGGGCTACAAAGCCTACGAAGAGATCATTCATCGCGACGATTTAGTGATACTGTGA
- the obgE gene encoding GTPase ObgE: MKFIDETKIRAIAGNGGPGCVSFYRAKFVRRGPPDGGNGGHGGDVIAEADGQLATLLDLRYRKECKASPGKHGADAGCDGRRGDDYIIKVPVGTLIRDAATGELLADMKTPGERTVVAAGGRGGKGNAHFASSTNRSPRYCQPGEPGAERDLEIELRLLADVGIIGLPNAGKSTLISVISAVRPKIADYPFTTLVPNLGVVGYGEGKSFIAADIPGLIEGAHQGHGLGDKFLRHVMRTRVLVHMLDASLLDDKDPLAAWKAINREMELFDPELIGKPQIVVANKIDLPEGREKAKLLGKKLPKTFRPLHVISAATTEGVQALVYLIGRKLDELKQQSESDHEPAGAQEANP, encoded by the coding sequence ATGAAATTCATCGACGAAACCAAGATCCGCGCTATCGCCGGTAACGGCGGGCCGGGTTGCGTCAGTTTTTATCGCGCTAAGTTCGTTCGCCGCGGCCCGCCCGATGGCGGTAATGGCGGCCACGGCGGCGATGTGATCGCTGAAGCGGACGGGCAACTGGCGACGCTGCTCGATCTGCGCTATCGCAAAGAATGCAAGGCGAGTCCCGGCAAACACGGCGCCGACGCCGGCTGTGACGGCCGGCGCGGCGACGATTACATCATCAAAGTTCCGGTCGGCACGTTGATTCGCGACGCTGCCACCGGCGAGCTGCTGGCTGACATGAAAACTCCCGGCGAGCGCACCGTGGTCGCTGCCGGCGGCCGGGGCGGTAAAGGCAACGCCCATTTCGCGTCGTCGACCAACCGTAGCCCGCGTTACTGTCAGCCCGGCGAGCCCGGCGCCGAGCGCGATCTGGAAATTGAGCTGCGCTTGCTCGCCGACGTGGGAATCATTGGCCTGCCCAATGCCGGCAAGTCGACATTGATCTCGGTGATCTCCGCGGTGCGGCCGAAGATTGCCGATTATCCGTTTACCACGCTGGTGCCCAACTTGGGCGTGGTGGGTTACGGCGAAGGGAAAAGTTTCATCGCCGCGGATATTCCCGGGTTGATCGAAGGGGCGCATCAAGGCCATGGCCTGGGCGATAAGTTTCTCCGCCATGTCATGCGCACGCGGGTGTTGGTGCATATGCTCGATGCCTCGTTGCTCGATGATAAAGATCCGTTGGCAGCGTGGAAGGCTATCAACCGCGAGATGGAGCTTTTCGATCCGGAACTGATCGGCAAGCCGCAGATCGTCGTCGCCAACAAAATCGATTTACCCGAGGGGCGGGAAAAGGCCAAGTTGCTGGGCAAGAAACTGCCCAAAACGTTTCGCCCGCTGCACGTCATCTCCGCCGCCACCACTGAGGGCGTGCAGGCGCTGGTTTATTTAATTGGCCGCAAACTGGATGAATTGAAGCAACAGAGCGAGAGCGATCATGAGCCAGCTGGAGCACAAGAAGCCAATCCTTAA
- a CDS encoding 50S ribosomal protein L27 has translation MAHKKAGGSSRNGRDSNGQRRGVKVFGGETVRAGNILVRQLGTKIHPGKNVGMGRDYTLFSLIDGVVKYGRHSKVRKKVEVLPAQ, from the coding sequence ATGGCACATAAAAAAGCAGGCGGCAGTTCGCGCAACGGGCGCGATAGCAATGGGCAACGACGGGGCGTGAAAGTGTTCGGCGGGGAGACCGTGCGCGCCGGCAATATTTTAGTCCGCCAACTCGGCACCAAGATTCACCCGGGCAAGAACGTTGGCATGGGCCGCGACTACACGTTGTTCTCGTTGATCGACGGCGTCGTGAAGTATGGGCGGCACAGCAAGGTCCGCAAAAAAGTCGAAGTCCTACCGGCTCAATAA
- the rplU gene encoding 50S ribosomal protein L21, whose amino-acid sequence MKYAVIRTGGKQYRVSEGDVVKIEKLAGEVGEKITMDDVLFVGGDGEAKIGAPLVTNAKVTGEIVGQDRAKKILVFKKKRRKGYMRRQGHRQYQTALKITAIDA is encoded by the coding sequence ATGAAATACGCAGTCATTAGAACCGGCGGTAAGCAATACCGCGTGTCCGAGGGCGATGTTGTCAAGATCGAAAAGCTCGCCGGCGAAGTCGGCGAGAAGATCACCATGGACGATGTCCTTTTCGTCGGTGGCGACGGCGAAGCTAAAATTGGCGCCCCTTTAGTTACCAATGCGAAGGTCACCGGCGAGATCGTCGGCCAAGACCGCGCCAAGAAGATCCTCGTGTTCAAGAAAAAGCGCCGCAAAGGCTACATGCGCCGGCAAGGCCACCGGCAATATCAAACCGCTTTGAAGATAACCGCGATCGACGCGTAG